A stretch of Hypomesus transpacificus isolate Combined female chromosome 7, fHypTra1, whole genome shotgun sequence DNA encodes these proteins:
- the LOC124469767 gene encoding uncharacterized protein LOC124469767 — protein MEIQDPCENGPALLLPSLRLFIPPLRLVSAALWQVVQRKDIVDYGMLEEFVSTVTDIVPELLRCDQRAQLLLGLRTRLVLELCRSAEIADLSSIQLHLARIRTLISAWEVDSQICDAEVNFPQSTFVDLVESLLKDPTERENFFQDVFPVDFGPAFDSALQMLMFEFLSRLEKFVPVPDLQETASMLNAVPSVLEECVKSVPDPQQLKTLLEFQKQTGHLDFIELTDSLPPSFGDNIFSSLSLPPLVKVVIDTEQVELESQAESLPDCMSVEVEGESVTLLGYTGIEQQSGEGGENDKEHSMDIKPEGEDMDNQDDSDFAKPAPFQPLKQSKRLQLKRKALQARKQSKVAVTKRAPKRARRTFLNNSKTCPICCKVFPRATAMRRHQEIHSEDRQLRYKCPKCDKCFRDQYDMKRHQMRVHEREDQDSSLSGSLKESPQPSTSKLRTILPKASPQKQTLDSKTCSVCERYFARASDMARHMRSHSQERPHQCEHCAKRFKYSYDLKKHQRELCKMITNANEIGSSRPVASGETGNASLQSSLDIKTCPVCCKILPCTADMAKHLRAHTDERPYRCVTCDKGFKYRDTLKKHQEIVGHEGVHEDPCQSFEELLAELTQKKNDENLAKENKTGPQNTLSTPEQAVTKNSASKTCKVCGRIFTRAKDVARHMLSHSEERPYQCFSCKKEFKYLHSLKRHQIYICRKQNSHMASLRASQKELESVKTLAIGQHLQSSLGTEQEGNDLLALERNSLMVEGGVDPLVSNETMAIQEMNIEASSSALSSLTIPCWCSNCGKSFDHISALKEHQETVCKMQEKEIFKCDDCGKDFRSASFLKIHQRTHNPFYCTECGRILADAAGLERHKFMHKKVQCTMCEKTFTVLKHLREHYLHQHKFTGPYPCSQCDKTFTQLSYLVVHERVHTGEFPFQCTECPEKFRASNCLTVHMRKHTGEKPFLCWQCGKSYTSASQLSVHVGTHSDEKPFACSQCDMAYRTKLQLTSHIEQIHIGVRFPCEHCGKQFMKEVSLKRHELIHTGERPYPCTDCTKTFLTANELRLHTRYHTGERPYKCEYCGKAFIQSGYLKSHKRIHTGEKPFKCDICEKGFRLSCHMKKHRQTHSGGEKHFECGVCGLYFTHRKYLKEHEFTHETKQQRNWSGNGSVQLLNAHDHQHTQNTLICKSKPKRGSLQQRMDIHPKSTTAGSSLSLRAIRLLVPPVHLLSAAMWQAAEKGNLMDYGILGEIVTSLTETVPELLNFRQKTQLILGLRAKMVLELCRNEQTAELQTIQPFLDKIQVASPSLDGAESCVTEADVSESNFHDLVHNLLRDPVGREHFFQDVFPVEYGPKYDSALQRLMWEFLSRLQQLLPVPDLKQTASWLKASPSILNECVESVCRSPNLETILQHHQKQGYLSHKGSLPLSTGNCIFSCLSLPPLVTTTTEQTNTELQSEFLDHHVIYEDDIGTESIVVTDCAEVELGTSAYTSEGKELRIEGSTEPQKQLHHQCKLQDEHLGRQLELVCEESEKIDGAGVQLVPEERSTEDTEVEAFCEEMGAVCEDVKSVDGELKRIYEEVEIVENVKTEDEESVMSVQNTEDTQASLAESIHKEERGFQKEGSERKDTTKAVCKPGTKTKREGAKKGKYIKSSPSLPLTRSRRLLRRKGISQQPVERQCVLDEAKVTRIVPSNLLPEASKKRKDVDNISASPVKTPIHGLKDEMADSSLVNASENLHCAEDKKHPASGDVGPGPPPPSEPARPKASISQPQNHSPSIALHTLEKSSKKKTCSKTCPVCGKTFTRATDMRRHQRSHTGERPYKCTQCGTSFLYSFDLKRHQRKGTGSSPFQCCVCGEGFDQEDDLKTHRTVTHSSDTTSSSDDIDNRFPLRADIENGDDSCNNKGQHKCLKCQMTFSQASQMKRHQQIHSKDDPLRCSQCWKKCPNSDALSRHMQTHNRGQTFQCSMCKMSFTQFICLRQHYLMSHKEERGFLCSHCPKGFSRLSNLIKHQRTHTGERPYQCSHCSKRFTQLQILTRHERIHTGERPFLCSDCGKSFLSSGELSKHLQCHSDARPFPCPQCDKTFKANRFLKKHLQTHTGERPFPCSHCGKRFAKSTDLTRHNRMHTGERPHSCLQCGKSFLTYAEVVKHQRYHTGERPFKCAHCGKTFTQSCYLTVHVRIHTGERPYRCTVCGRSFNSTTPLRRHMLTHTGEKPFKCSECGKAYNRLHLLRSHKQSHAGNTC, from the exons ATGGAAATACAGGATCCTTGTGAAAATG GTCCCGCTCTTCTGCTGCCTTCTCTGCGCCTCTTCATACCGCCCCTGCGGCTTGTGTCTGCTGCGTTATGGCAAGTGGTGCAGCGAAAAGACATCGTTGACTATGGGATGTTGGAGGAATTTGTGTCCACGGTGACAGATATTGTGCCGGAGCTTTTGAGATGCGATCAGAGAGCTCAACTCCTGCTTGGACTTCGGACAAGG CTGGTTCTCGAGTTATGTCGCTCAGCAGAGATTGCAGACCTTTCAAGCATTCAGCTGCACCTGGCCAGGATCCGGACCCTTATATCTGCTTGGGAAGTAGAT TCGCAGATATGTGATGCAGAGGTGAACTTTCCTCAGTCCACCTTTGTGGATCTGGTGGAATCTTTGTTGAAAGAcccgacagagagggagaactttttccag GATGTATTTCCAGTGGATTTTGGCCCAGCGTTTGACAGCGCTTTACAGATGCTCATGTTCGAATTTCTGTCAAGACTTGAGAAGTTTGTACCGGTGCCAGACCTTCAAGAG ACCGCATCCATGCTCAATGCCGTCCCCTCTGTCCTGGAGGAATGTGTGAAGTCTGTACCTGATCCTCAGCAACTGAAAACTCTGCTTGAGTTCCAGAAACAAACTGGGCATCTGGACTTCATTG AATTAACAGATTCCTTGCCGCCTTCCTTTGGTGACaacatcttctcctctctgtctctccctccgttGGTGAAGGTGGTGATTGACACAGAACAAGTGGAGTTGGAGTCACAAGCAGAATCGCTTCCTGATTGTATGAGTGTTGAGGTTGAGGGGGAATCTGTGACATTGTTAGGCTATACAGGGATAGAGCAGCAGTCTGGTGAGGGCGGAGAAAACGACAAGGAGCATTCCATGGACATAAAGCCTGAGGGTGAAGACATGGACAATCAAGATGACTCCGACTTTGCAAAGCCAGCCCCCTTTCAGCCTTTGAAACAAAGTAAACGGTTACAGTTGAAGAGAAAAGCATTACAGGCACGGAAACAATCCAAGGTGGCTGTCACCAAACGTGCGCCAAAGAGGGCAAGGAGGACATTTCTTAACAACAGTAAGACTTGTCCCATTTGTTGCAAGGTGTTCCCAAGGGCCACTGCCATGAGGAGACATCAGGAAATCCACTCTGAAGATCGCCAGCTTAGGTACAAGTGCCCCAAATGTGATAAATGCTTCAGGGATCAGTATGATATGAAGAGACACCAGATGCGTGTTCACGAGCGGGAAGATCAGGACTCTTCACTCTCAGGTTCTTTGAAAGAAAGCCCACAACCCTCAACCAGCAAACTCCGGACTATATTGCCCAAGGCTTCGCCTCAGAAACAAACACTGGACAGCAaaacctgctctgtgtgtgaaaGATATTTCGCACGTGCTTCCGATATGGCTAGGCACATGAGGTCTCATTCGCAAGAGCGTCCACATCAGTGTGAACATTGTGCGAAGAGGTTTAAATATTCTTATGATCTGAAGAAGCATCAGAGAGAGTTGTGCAAGATGATCACCAATGCTAATGAAATAGGAAGCAGTAGGCCTGTTGCCAGTGGGGAAACTGGTAACGCATCTCTCCAAAGCTCCTTAGACATCAAAACCTGCCCCGTCTGCTGTAAGATTTTGCCTTGCACCGCGGACATGGCGAAACACCTGCGAGCGCATACTGACGAACGCCCCTACCGTTGTGTCACTTGTGACAAAGGATTTAAGTACAGAGATACCTTAAAGAAACATCAAGAAATTGTTGGCCACGAGGGTGTTCATGAGGATCCCTGTCAAAGCTTTGAGGAACTATTAGCCGAACTCACCCAAAAAAAGAACGATGAAAATCTTGCAAAAGAAAACAAGACCGGACCTCAAAACACACTCAGTACACCAGAACAAGCGGTTACAAAGAACTCTGCTTCAAAGACATGCAAAGTGTGTGGAAGGATATTTACTCGAGCTAAAGACGTAGCCAGACATATGCTATCTCATTCAGAAGAACGGCCTTACCAGTGTTTCAGTTGCAAGAAAGAGTTCAAGTACTTGCATAGCTTGAAACGACACCAGATATATATTTGTCGTAAGCAAAACTCCCACATGGCATCACTGAGAGCAAGTCAAAAAGAACTTGAATCTGTGAAAACCCTGGCTATTGGCCAGCATCTACAGAGCTCACTGGGTACAGAGCAAGAAGGCAATGACTTGCTGGCTTTGGAGCGGAATTCTCTGATGGTAGAAGGGGGTGTCGATCCATTGGTGTCAAATGAAACTATGGCAATTCAGGAAATGAACATCGAAGCTTCCTCGAGTGCTTTGTCTTCCCTCACCATACCATGTTGGTGTTCAAACTGTGGCAAGAGCTTTGATCATATCTCTGCTTTGAAGGAGCACCAGGAAACGGTTTGCAAAATGCAGGAGAAGGAAATCTTCAAGTGTGACGACTGTGGGAAAGACTTCCGAAGCGCATCCTTCTTGAAAATTCACCAGAGGACACACAATCCGTTCTACTGCACTGAATGTGGAAGGATACTCGCAGATGCGGCTGGCCTTGAGAGACACAAATTCATGCACAAGAAAGTCCAGTGCACCATGTGTGAGAAGACCTTCACCGTGCTAAAACACCTGAGAGAGCATTACCTGCATCAGCATAAATTTACAGGGCCGTACCCTTGCTCTCAATGTGACAAGACCTTCACCCAGTTGTCCTACCTAGTTGTCCACGAGAGAGTCCACACGGGAGAGTTTCCCTTCCAGTGCACGGAGTGTCCGGAGAAATTCAGAGCGTCAAACTGTCTCACGGTTCACATGAGGAAGCACACGGGGGAGAAGCCGTTCCTGTGCTGGCAGTGCGGGAAGAGCTACACGTCAGCCTCACAGCTGTCGGTGCATGTGGGAACTCATTCAGACGAGAAGCCCTTTGCCTGCTCGCAGTGTGACATGGCTTACAGAACAAAACTTCAGCTGACTTCACACATTGAACAGATTCACATCGGCGTGAGGTTCCCCTGTGAACACTGCGGAAAACAGTTCATGAAGGAGGTCTCCTTAAAAAGACATGAACTTATTCACACAGGAGAAAGGCCGTACCCATGCACTGATTGCACTAAAACATTCCTCACAGCCAATGAATTGAGGCTGCATACGAGATACCACACCGGCGAGCGTCCCTACAAGTGTGAATATTGTGGGAAGGCTTTCATTCAGTCGGGCTACCTGAAGTCCCACAAGCgcatccacactggagagaagccattCAAATGTGACATTTGTGAGAAAGGGTTTCGATTATCCTGTCATAtgaaaaaacacagacagacacattcaggaggagagaagcactttgagtgtggggtgtgtgggttaTATTTTACTCACAGAAAATACCTGAAAGAGCATGAATTCACACATGAGACAAAGCAGCAAA GGAATTGGTCCGGAAATGGAAGCGTCCAACTCCTGAAT GCTCATGATCACCAGCACACACAAAATACTCTTATCTGCAAGTCAAAACCCAAAAGAGGTTCTCTACAGCAAAGGATGGATATCCATCCAAAATCCACGACCGCAG ggtcgtctctctctcttcgtgcCATACGACTCTTGGTGCCGCCAGTGCATCTACTTTCTGCAGCTATGTGGCAAGCTGCAGAGAAGGGGAATCTAATGGACTACGGGATATTAGGGGAAATAGTCACATCTCTAACAGAGACAGTACCAGAGCTGCTGAATTTCAGGCAAAAAACCCAACTTATTTTAGGGTTGAGAGCAAAG ATGGTTTTGGAGTTGTGCCGTAACGAGCAGACGGCGGAGTTGCAGACCATTCAGCCCTTCCTGGATAAGATCCAAGTTGCATCTCCATCCCTTGATGGAGCAGAA TCTTGTGTTACAGAGGCAGACGTGTCTGAATCCAATTTCCATGACCTGGTTCACAACTTGCTTAGAGATCCAGTTGGAAGAGAACATTTCTTTCAG GACGTTTTTCCTGTGGAGTATGGACCCAAGTATGACTCTGCTCTGCAGAGATTGATGTGGGAGTTCCTGTCAAGGTTGCAACAGCTCCTGCCAGTACCAGACCTCAAACAG ACGGCGTCTTGGCTAAAAGCTTCCCCCAGTATCTTGAATGAGTGTGTGGAGTCTGTATGCCGCTCCCCAAACTTAGAGACTATACTACAACATCATCAAAAACAAGGCTATTTGAGTCATAAAG GATCTCTGCCCTTATCAACTGGAAACTGCATCTTCTCctgcctgtccctccctcccctggtgaCCACAACCACAGAACAGACAAATACAGAGCTTCAATCAGAATTCCTGGATCATCATGTCATATATGAGGATGATATAGGAACTGAATCCATAGTAGTGACAGATTGTGCAGAGGTGGAGTTGGGGACCAGTGCGTACACCAGTGAGGGGAAAGAGTTGAGAATAGAGGGCAGTACAGAGCCACAGAAACAATTACATCATCAATGTAAACTGCAGGATGAGCATCTGGGTAGACAATTAGAGCTTGTGTGTGAAGAATCAGAGAAGATTGATGGAGCTGGAGTTCAGCTTGTTCCAGAGGAACGGAGCACAGAGGACACTGAGGTGGAAGCTTTCTGTGAAGAGATGGGTGCTGTTTGTGAGGACGTCAAGTCAGTGGATGGAGAGTTAAAGAGGATTTATGAGGAGGTGGAGATTGTAGAAAATGTGAAAACTGAAGATGAGGAGTCAGTGATGTCTGTGCAGAATACTGAAGACACACAAGCCAGCCTTGCAGAGAGCATACATAAGGAAGAGAGGGGTTTCCAAAAGGAGGGTTCTGAAAGAAAGGACACAACTAAAGCTGTTTGTAAACCAGGTActaagacaaagagagagggggccaaaaaaggaaaatacatcaaATCCTCACCCTCATTGCCTTTGACCCGGAGTAGGAGGCTGCTCAGAAGGAAAGGGATATCACAACAACCAGTTGAAAGACAATGTGTGCTGGATGAGGCAAAAGTGACCCGGATTGTGCCTTCAAACCTGCTTCCAGAGGCTTCCAAGAAACG GAAAGATGTTGACAACATCAGTGCCTCTCCTGTCAAAACTCCAATCCATGGGCTCAAAG ATGAAATGGCAGATTCTTCACTGGTAAATGCCTCAGAAAACCTTCACTGTGCAGAAGACAAGAAACATCCGGCCTCTGGAGATGTTGGACCAGGACCGCCACCACCATCTGAACCAGCACGTCCTAAAGCTTCCATCAGCCAACCCCAGAACCATTCACCCTCAATAGCCCTTCACACACTGGAAAAATCCagcaaaaagaaaacatgttcCAAAACCTGTCCGGTGTGTGGGAAAACCTTCACTAGGGCCACAGACATGAGAAGGCACCAGAGATCCCATACTGGGGAGCGGCCGTACAAGTGCACCCAATGTGGGACGTCCTTCCTGTACTCCTTTGACTTGAAAAGACACCAGAGGAAGGGCACGGGTTCAAGCCCGTTCCAGTGCTGTGTCTGCGGGGAGGGCTTCGATCAAGAGGATGATCTGAAGACGCACCGCACTGTCACTCATTCCTCAGACACAACTTCATCGTCTGATGACATTGATAACAGGTTCCCTCTGCGGGCAGATATCGAAAACGGGGACGATAGCTGTAACAACAAGGGTCAACACAAATGTCTCAAATGCCAGATGACTTTCAGTCAGGCGTCCCAGATGAAGCGCCATCAGCAGATTCACTCCAAAGATGACCCGCTCCGCTGCAGTCAGTGTTGGAAAAAATGCCCGAACTCTGACGCATTATCTCGACACATGCAGACCCACAACAGAGGCCAGACGTTCCAGTGCTCTATGTGCAAGATGAGCTTCACTCAGTTCATTTGTCTCCGGCAACACTACTTGATGAGTCataaagaggagaggggcttCCTGTGTTCTCACTGTCCAAAAGGCTTCTCGAGGCTATCAAACCTAATCAAACAccaaaggacacacacaggagaacgaCCATACCAGTGTTCCCACTGTTCGAAGAGATTCACGCAGTTACAGATTTTGACCCGGCACGAGAGGATCCACACGGGAGAAAGGCCTTTTTTGTGCTCCGACTGTGGGAAAAGCTTCTTGTCTTCTGGGGAATTGTCCAAACACCTCCAGTGTCATTCAGATGCGAGACCATTCCCTTGCCCGCAGTGTGATAAAACGTTCAAGGCCAACAGGTTCTTGAAGAAGCATCTCCAGACTCACACGGGAGAGCGTCCCTTCCCGTGCTCCCACTGTGGCAAGAGATTCGCCAAGTCAACCGATCTGACCAGGCACAATCGCATGCACACAGGGGAGAGACCACATTCTTGTTTGCAGTGTGGAAAGAGCTTCTTGACTTATGCTGAGGTGGTGAAACACCAGCGCTACCACACCGGAGAACGGCCATTTAAATGTGCCCATTGTGGGAAAACGTTCACCCAGTCATGTTATTTGACTGTCCATGTGCGCATTCACACAGGAGAGCGACCGTACAGGTGTACGGTGTGTGGGAGAAGTTTCAACAGCACAACTCCACTAAGGAGACACATGCTTACCCACACGGGAGAGAAACCATTCAAGTGCTCAGAATGTGGAAAGGCTTATAATCGGTTGCATCTTCTGCGGTCTCATAAGCAAAGTCATGCGGGAAATACATGTTGA
- the LOC124469264 gene encoding zinc finger protein 184-like, protein MNTRGSFEDTHEPVIPLSSLRLLVPPLRLLSAAMWQVAKQRDVLQYEKLQEFVGLVTEAVPGLMGCRQRSQLLLALRARLVLELCRDPVDSRIIQSHLERLPTIPPRSTGFRDAEVESAESTFVALVQSLLKDASERAYFFQEVFPVEYGPKYDTALQTLLWEFLSRLERMFPIPDIKQTAAWLSSAPSVLDEPWQSTPEELNLIHQHHKSSGIVKIPYGPSSSVGNCILSALSVPPSQRVVITTQPTAFTIGSESMHNYANILNSYVGVDSNGVVTVYTEVEVGATELGDEEVESVNDVQSNNSQMELVTMNVDGGVEEMSVEAAEMSVEAAEMETEMAQEEQLEDAVSIAKALETLTKTFALKKDVGQEDGPPVETNRSETVSLHPKVTTEVVESGTDEGNGQASEQTMSGVEEATLEQKQDALTNHTLEADTVQSAAELSSDYVSGQSDSASEKGSMWQQQQESSYVPSEGAETSRSSQSDTWQKDSAISGDARKDSSGLAASSTTQPPALSNVRRSTRLQTRTMRGGRLKRQNKLSGKKKEHDKEEKVNNADVLVAPSVIAIRGNKTDDSEEVTSIIFSCPQCPFHKSAENSPPHIHIQDVPTEEYSNRIAAGSNGASFTPSPCSTDQIFTSIKLFPSSSSFKIEQQNNSSNSARGVPLPSAKGKQKCLTCETCGKTFTRTSDVRRHQLTHTGERPFHCSRCDRTFQHSWDLAKHEGKHHGTPASFPCQQCGATFPNLRSLTVHHRKSHQGESELPQMCSICGESFPTSRELQQHKKAHGPSLHYTCQQCGEGFDTLLARSQHRQIHLSKRQFKCSLCDKTYTRRADVKRHLASHTGERPYQCSQCGKRFSLRFMLKKHLKVHTGERPFECSHCSKRFTLVSILTRHERMHTGERPFLCSQCGKGFLSQGELSKHHRSHVDDRPYPCSLCEKRFKSKRAQQEHIVSHTGVRPYPCTFCGKGFSKPYALTRHHLIHTGERPFPCSHCEKTFLTLGEAQLHERIHTGERPYPCSVCEMKFKSSSELARHKRCHAGVRPARPNCHLCLKSFTSKAKLRKHMEVHSGTEGEADTEAQASSI, encoded by the exons ATGAATACTCGCGGATCGTTTGAGGATACACATG aGCCAGtcatccccctttcctctctgcgCCTGCTGGTGCCACCGCTGCGTCTGCTGTCCGCAGCTATGTGGCAGGTGGCGAAGCAGAGAGACGTGCTGCAGTATGAGAAGCTGCAAGAGTTCGTGGGTCTGGTGACCGAGGCAGTCCCAGGACTGATGGGATGCAGACAGAGATCCCAGCTTCTCCTGGCTCTGAGAGCAAGG CTGGTCTTAGAGTTATGCCGAGATCCCGTTGATTCTCGAATTATACAATCACACCTGGAAAGACTGCCCACTATTCCCCCAAGAAGCACAGGA TTCAGAGATGCTGAAGTGGAGTCAGCTGAGTCTACTTTTGTAGCGCTTGTCCAGAGCCTGCTGAAAGACGCTTCTGAAAGAGCATACTTCTTCCAG GAAGTATTCCCAGTGGAATATGGCCCAAAATATGACACGGCCCTACAAACACTTCTTTGGGAGTTCCTCTCTCGATTGGAAAGGATGTTTCCCATCCCAGATATTAAACAG ACTGCAGCATGGCTCAGCTCTGCCCCCTCAGTTCTGGATGAGCCCTGGCAGTCCACTCCAGAAGAACTCAATCTCATCCACCAACATCATAAGAGCTCAGGAATAGTAAAAATACCTT ATGGCCCATCCTCTTCTGTTGGAAACTGCATCCTGTCCGCTCtgtctgttcctccctctcaaCGAGTCGTCATCACCACTCAGCCAACAGCCTTTACTATCGGGTCtgagtcaatgcacaactacgCCAACATACTGAACTCTTATGTAGGAGTTGACTCGAACGGAGTAGTGACTGTTTACACGGAGGTGGAAGTCGGAGCGACAGAGTTAGGTGATGAGGAGGTTGAGTCAGTGAATGACGTCCAGTCAAACAACTCTCAAATGGAGCTAGTGACTATGAATGTAGATGGAGGCGTCGAGGAGATGAGTGTGGAGGCGGCGGAGATGAGTGTGGAGGCGGCGGAGATGGAAACTGAGATGGCCCAGGAGGAACAACTGGAAGACGCAGTAAGCATTGCTAAAGCTCTTGAGACCTTGACGAAGACCTTTGCATTAAAAAAAGATGTTGGACAAGAAGACGGGCCACCAGTTGAGACGAACAGGTCAGAGACGGTCTCCTTACATCCCAAGGTAACGACAGAAGTGGTGGAAAGCGGAACAGATGAAGGAAACGGACAAGCGAGTGAGCAGACTATGAGTGGAGTTGAAGAGGCTACGTTGGAGCAGAAACAAGACGCTTTGACCAATCACACTCTGGAGGCTGACACTGTGCAAAGTGCAGCAGAACTATCGAGTGACTACGTAAGTGGGCAAAGTGACAGTGCTTCAGAGAAGGGATCTATGTGGCAGCAACAACAAGAAAGTTCTTACGTGCCGTCAGAGGGTGCCGAGACGAGCAGGAGCTCTCAATCTGACACATGGCAGAAGGATTCGGCGATCAGCGGTGATGCAAGGAAAGACAGCTCAGGCCTCGCGGCTTCCTCCACAACTCAACCGCCTGCATTGTCAAACGTGCGACGGTCCACACGCCTTCAGACCAGGACTATGAGGGGCGGGAGGCTGAAACGCCAGAACAAGTTATCAGGGAAGAAGAAAGAGCACGACAAGGAGGAGAAAGT GAACAATGCTGATGTCTTGGTTGCTCCCTCTGTCATAGCCATCAGGGGAAACAAAACAG atGATTCTGAAGAGGTGACCTCTATCATCTTCAGCTGCCCTCAGTGCCCTTTCCATAAATCAGCAGAAAATAGCCCACCACACATCCATATCCAAGATGTCCCTACAGAAGAATATTCCAATCGCATCGCAGCTGGATCAAATGGAGCCTCTTTTACACCGTCCCCCTGCAGTACTGACCAGATATTCACATCAATCAAACTCTTCCCTTCATCCAGCTCCTTTAAAATTGAACAACAAAATAACTCCTCCAATTCAGCCAGGGGTGTTCCTCTCCCATCTGCGAAAGGAAAGCAGAAGTGCCTCACGTGCGAAACGTGCGGAAAGACCTTCACCCGCACATCTGACGTGAGGAGACACCAGCTCACGCACACCGGGGAGAGACCTTTCCACTGCTCCCGCTGCGACCGGACCTTCCAGCACTCCTGGGACCTGGCCAAGCACGAGGGCAAGCACCATGGGACCCCCGCCTCCTTCCCTTGCCAGCAGTGTGGGGCCACCTTCCCAAACCTCCGCTCTCTCACCGTCCACCACAGGAAGTCTCACCAAGGGGAGAGCGAGCTTCCCCAGATGTGCTCCATTTGTGGCGAGAGCTTCCCCACTTCCCGCGAGCTCCAGCAGCACAAGAAGGCCCACGGGCCCAGCCTCCACTACACCTGCCAGCAGTGCGGCGAGGGCTTTGACACTCTGTTGGCACGGTCCCAGCACAGACAGATCCACCTGTCCAAGCGTCAGTTTAAGTGCTCCCTTTGTGACAAGACTTACACCCGTAGGGCCGACGTGAAGAGGCACCTGGCCAGCCACACCGGCGAGAGGCCATATCAGTGCAGCCAGTGCGGAAAGCGGTTCTCCCTCCGTTTCATGCTCAAGAAACACCTCAAAGTCCACACGGGCGAGCGGCCTTTCGAGTGCTCCCACTGTTCCAAGAGGTTCACCTTGGTATCCATCCTGACCAGACACGAGAGGATGCACACGGGAGAGAGGCCCTTCCTCTGCTCTCAGTGTGGGAAAGGTTTCCTCTCCCAGGGGGAGCTTTCAAAGCACCACAGGTCCCACGTGGATGACAGACCGTACCCCTGCAGTCTGTGTGAGAAGCGCTTCAAGAGTAAGAGAGCTCAGCAGGAACACATTGTCTCCCACACGGGCGTTCGCCCGTACCCCTGTACCTTCTGTGGGAAGGGCTTCTCCAAACCGTACGCTCTGACCAGGCATCACCTCATACACACGGGGGAGAGACCATTCCCTTGTTCTCACTGCGAGAAAACCTTCCTAACTCTGGGCGAGGCCCAGCTGCATGAACGGATTCACACGGGAGAGCGACCCTATCCCTGCTCTGTGTGCGAAATGAAATTCAAGAGTTCGTCAGAGCTGGCGAGACACAAGCGATGTCACGCTGGGGTACGACCTGCTCGGCCCAACTGTCACTTGTGTTTGAAAAGCTTTACCTCCAAGGCTAAACTGAGGAAACACATGGAGGTTCACTCAGGGACTGAAGGAGAGGCAGACACTGAGGCCCAGGCCTCCAGCATTTGA